One Thermosipho atlanticus DSM 15807 DNA window includes the following coding sequences:
- the dxs gene encoding 1-deoxy-D-xylulose-5-phosphate synthase encodes MDYISKIRKMNYLELKKFAREIREYIIDVISKNGGHLASNLGTVELTLALYRVFDPYKDYIIWDTGHQTYTHKLLTGRWELFPTIRKYDGISGYTSIFESQADRFGAGHVGTSIAAALGIEQGLKLQGKEAHVVVVIGDGALTSGEALEALNQIKTLNSKIKVIINSNMMSISKNVGALSNFFDRLRTSKIYLEMKQTMKKTIKGSVEKELKRLKEALKVSITGDDFFEALSIKHLGPVDGHNIKEMEEEFRRIKDYDYPVVVTVNTLKGKGFHSSEGNPEKYHSAGKFDISSGTFIKHPGFISFSEVFGKMLVKLAEKDEKIIAITAAMKRGTGLDEFAEKFPDRFFDLGITEQTCVTFAGGLSRVGLKPVFAVYSTFLQRGFDQVIHDIALQKLPVVFAIDRAGLVGEDGPTHHGVFDIAYLRIIPNLKIYAPRDVQDLANTLYTIFKLPIDGPVAIRYPRDSEFGEFEQIYDKIKMIDLQDWEILNRGKNVAIISTGTITNNALKVALKNGWTLVFARSIKPINTEVLNWVLDNHKYVFSVEEGSIEGGFGESLNKYGKIFNIGIPDRFIVHGSRKKLLKTLELDEEGILKQIMRIIERRNAYENTNGIWRT; translated from the coding sequence GTGGATTATATCTCTAAAATTAGAAAAATGAATTATTTAGAATTGAAAAAGTTTGCAAGGGAAATAAGAGAATACATAATAGATGTTATTTCAAAAAATGGAGGACATTTAGCTTCGAATCTTGGTACAGTAGAATTAACATTAGCGTTGTATAGAGTTTTTGATCCTTACAAGGATTATATAATTTGGGATACTGGTCACCAAACCTACACCCATAAATTGTTAACTGGAAGGTGGGAATTATTTCCTACAATTAGAAAATATGATGGTATAAGTGGTTATACAAGTATTTTCGAGTCACAAGCTGATAGGTTTGGTGCAGGGCATGTTGGCACGTCTATTGCTGCTGCTCTAGGAATCGAACAAGGTTTGAAATTGCAAGGAAAAGAAGCCCACGTTGTAGTTGTTATTGGTGATGGTGCACTTACTTCCGGTGAGGCATTAGAGGCTTTAAATCAAATAAAAACGCTTAATTCAAAAATCAAAGTTATTATAAACAGTAATATGATGTCAATTTCCAAAAATGTGGGAGCTTTATCAAATTTTTTTGATAGATTAAGGACCAGTAAAATTTATTTGGAAATGAAACAAACTATGAAAAAAACTATTAAGGGAAGTGTTGAAAAAGAATTAAAAAGATTAAAAGAAGCTTTGAAAGTGTCTATAACTGGTGATGACTTTTTCGAAGCATTATCTATAAAGCATTTAGGACCTGTCGATGGGCACAATATAAAAGAGATGGAAGAAGAATTCAGAAGAATAAAAGATTATGATTATCCTGTTGTTGTAACTGTTAATACTCTAAAAGGTAAAGGTTTTCATTCTTCAGAGGGAAATCCAGAAAAATATCATAGTGCGGGGAAATTTGATATTTCTTCAGGAACGTTTATAAAGCATCCTGGTTTTATTTCTTTTAGTGAAGTTTTTGGAAAAATGTTAGTAAAACTTGCTGAAAAAGATGAGAAAATAATAGCAATAACAGCAGCTATGAAAAGAGGGACAGGCTTAGACGAATTTGCAGAAAAATTTCCAGATAGGTTTTTCGATTTAGGTATTACCGAACAAACTTGTGTTACATTTGCAGGTGGTCTATCAAGGGTTGGTTTAAAACCAGTGTTTGCTGTATATTCTACCTTTCTTCAAAGGGGATTTGATCAAGTTATTCACGATATAGCACTTCAAAAATTGCCAGTTGTTTTTGCTATTGATAGAGCGGGTCTTGTGGGTGAAGATGGACCAACTCATCATGGAGTATTTGATATAGCATATTTAAGAATAATTCCGAATCTTAAAATATATGCTCCCAGAGATGTTCAAGATTTGGCTAACACGTTATATACAATTTTTAAGTTACCTATTGATGGTCCAGTTGCAATTAGATATCCTAGGGATTCAGAATTTGGTGAATTCGAGCAAATTTATGATAAAATTAAGATGATAGATTTGCAAGATTGGGAAATATTAAATCGCGGTAAAAATGTAGCAATTATTTCAACTGGTACAATTACAAATAACGCGCTAAAAGTAGCCTTAAAAAATGGCTGGACTTTAGTATTTGCTAGGAGTATAAAACCAATAAACACAGAAGTTTTGAATTGGGTTTTAGACAATCATAAGTACGTATTTTCTGTTGAAGAAGGTTCAATAGAAGGAGGTTTTGGTGAATCGCTTAACAAATACGGTAAAATTTTTAATATAGGAATACCTGATCGATTTATTGTACATGGTAGTAGAAAGAAACTTTTAAAAACATTGGAACTCGATGAAGAGGGGATTTTAAAACAGATTATGCGAATAATTGAAAGGAGGAATGCATATGAAAATACAAACGGAATTTGGAGAACTTGA
- a CDS encoding Asp23/Gls24 family envelope stress response protein, whose translation MKIQTEFGELDITLNAIRKLVYLAILETYGPVSIATENWLSKIVGSEESRVKIQEDEFGHIKVDAYVEIEYGTKISEVGRNIIENVKHKLKEFAGCESVEVNVHVIDVK comes from the coding sequence ATGAAAATACAAACGGAATTTGGAGAACTTGATATAACATTAAATGCGATTAGGAAATTAGTTTATTTAGCAATTCTTGAAACTTATGGACCAGTAAGCATTGCAACAGAGAACTGGCTCTCAAAGATTGTGGGTAGTGAAGAAAGTAGAGTAAAAATTCAGGAAGATGAATTTGGACATATAAAAGTTGATGCCTACGTGGAGATAGAGTATGGAACGAAAATTTCTGAAGTGGGAAGGAATATAATTGAAAACGTTAAACATAAATTAAAAGAATTTGCCGGATGTGAAAGTGTTGAAGTAAATGTCCATGTAATAGATGTAAAATAA
- a CDS encoding DAK2 domain-containing protein, with translation MKRLTAEKLKLCFMKGTENLLKHKDEINALNVFPVPDGDTGSNMSATMLEGCKYLESIENKVTMEKVLNAIKNGTLMGARGNSGVILSQIFRGFCDYLKNVKQITVADFAFAFKSAKDVAYGAVMKPVEGTILTAIRYLSEKVEELSDAQDFNEFFEKTLMILKKAVDDTPNLLKKLRDAGVVDAGAKGLYYIMEGFYKYIQGETTINLDVKTTSMPVEEIQFIPEDLKYQYCTELIVRAFDELNNGQEEEIRNFLYEIGDSVVFFVQDNVIKLHVHTNNPGTVIEKLLGVGELLKVKIDNMKEQHEHFIETGYKEEGPRKKNAIVAVSPSEGISRILRDLGADMIVIGGQTMNPSTADIKVAVEALNADNVFIFPNNSNIILAARQVASSIEDKNVYVVNTKNVQECVAALIRHVPDEEPENLLKVYEEAVSEVVTLSVTRAVRNARLNGEKIKKNEYLVFVNNSLQTHDLDFKKALEDAFAKIEDLEEREIITILLGKDATPIEINILEKLVKQKYPNLEIETYEGEQVHYPFLILIE, from the coding sequence TTGAAAAGACTAACAGCTGAAAAGCTGAAGCTTTGTTTTATGAAAGGTACAGAAAATCTACTAAAACATAAAGATGAAATTAATGCTTTAAATGTTTTTCCAGTTCCAGATGGTGATACAGGTTCAAATATGTCTGCAACTATGTTAGAAGGATGTAAATATTTGGAAAGTATAGAGAATAAGGTAACAATGGAAAAGGTATTAAATGCTATAAAAAACGGAACTTTAATGGGTGCAAGAGGAAATTCTGGTGTGATACTTTCGCAGATTTTTAGAGGATTTTGTGATTATTTAAAAAATGTAAAACAGATTACAGTTGCTGATTTTGCATTTGCTTTTAAATCTGCAAAAGATGTGGCTTATGGTGCTGTTATGAAACCTGTAGAAGGAACGATTTTGACAGCTATAAGGTACTTGTCTGAAAAAGTAGAGGAGCTTTCTGATGCACAAGATTTTAATGAATTTTTTGAAAAAACGCTGATGATATTAAAAAAAGCAGTTGATGATACTCCAAATTTATTAAAGAAATTGAGAGATGCAGGTGTGGTAGATGCTGGAGCAAAGGGTTTATATTACATTATGGAAGGATTTTATAAATACATTCAGGGTGAAACTACAATTAATCTTGATGTTAAAACTACTAGTATGCCTGTGGAAGAAATACAGTTTATACCTGAAGATTTAAAATATCAGTATTGTACCGAGTTGATAGTGAGAGCTTTTGATGAATTGAATAATGGACAAGAAGAAGAGATTAGGAATTTCTTATATGAAATAGGAGATTCTGTTGTATTTTTTGTGCAGGATAATGTTATAAAGCTTCATGTTCACACAAATAATCCTGGAACGGTTATTGAAAAACTTCTGGGAGTTGGAGAACTTTTAAAGGTTAAGATAGATAATATGAAAGAACAGCATGAACATTTTATTGAAACGGGGTATAAAGAAGAAGGCCCAAGAAAGAAAAACGCAATTGTTGCGGTATCTCCAAGTGAAGGTATTTCAAGGATTCTCAGAGATTTAGGTGCAGATATGATTGTTATTGGTGGCCAAACGATGAATCCAAGTACGGCAGATATAAAAGTGGCAGTTGAAGCTCTTAATGCAGACAATGTCTTTATATTTCCGAATAATTCGAATATAATTCTTGCTGCTAGGCAAGTGGCATCTTCAATAGAAGATAAAAATGTGTATGTAGTGAACACAAAAAATGTTCAAGAATGTGTTGCGGCTTTAATAAGACATGTTCCAGATGAAGAACCAGAGAACTTGCTTAAAGTTTATGAAGAGGCTGTTTCGGAAGTAGTAACGTTGTCTGTTACCAGAGCAGTTCGGAATGCTAGATTAAATGGTGAGAAAATAAAGAAAAATGAATATTTGGTATTTGTGAACAATTCACTTCAAACACATGATTTGGATTTCAAAAAAGCTTTAGAAGATGCGTTTGCTAAAATTGAAGATTTAGAAGAAAGAGAAATTATAACGATTTTACTTGGAAAAGATGCAACTCCTATTGAAATAAATATTTTAGAAAAGTTAGTCAAGCAAAAATATCCAAATTTAGAAATTGAAACATACGAAGGAGAGCAAGTGCATTATCCATTTTTAATATTAATAGAGTAG
- a CDS encoding SoxR reducing system RseC family protein: protein MKEVFRVSRIDDKYIYVERDTTACGSCSLSGSCNVQNITEMKIEKKKNLEVFPGDFLILDMKLRPALIAFFLYGLPIVFLIVGVGLGGFFELSDFLSFAIGISFMSVAFVINYFIDKKYKPEIVDVKHNRGEI, encoded by the coding sequence ATGAAAGAAGTATTTAGAGTTTCTAGGATAGATGATAAATATATATACGTCGAAAGAGATACTACTGCATGTGGTAGTTGCTCACTTTCAGGAAGTTGTAATGTTCAGAACATTACGGAAATGAAAATTGAAAAAAAGAAAAACTTAGAAGTTTTTCCAGGAGATTTTTTAATATTGGATATGAAATTAAGGCCAGCATTGATTGCGTTCTTTTTATACGGTCTTCCTATCGTATTCTTGATTGTTGGAGTTGGGTTAGGTGGTTTTTTTGAATTATCAGACTTTCTTAGTTTTGCAATTGGTATTTCATTTATGAGTGTTGCATTTGTGATAAATTATTTTATCGATAAAAAATATAAACCAGAAATTGTAGATGTAAAACATAATCGGGGGGAAATATAG
- a CDS encoding alpha/beta hydrolase, which produces MIYQFRKGSGKKGWIVVVHGLGEHIGRYEKLVEGLIKREFGVIGFDLPGHGKSQGRRGHTSIEEIIKVINNLTNDIEKFHIFGHSLGGLIAIRYVQENVDRVKTLVVSSPALYIKPSILQKVLLSIMIYFYPSLTVSNGIDPNLLSRNKEAVEKYVKDKLVHDRISVKLGRSLVKNIQLAHSRVNDIVVPTLMLVGTEDKITPLDGSYAFFERLQLPKEDKLLIKYEGGYHEMFEDPKYREKFYNDIFEWYENRWR; this is translated from the coding sequence GTGATTTATCAGTTTAGAAAAGGGAGCGGAAAAAAAGGTTGGATAGTTGTTGTGCATGGTTTGGGTGAACATATAGGCAGATATGAGAAATTAGTCGAAGGACTAATTAAAAGAGAATTTGGTGTAATAGGTTTTGATCTTCCAGGGCATGGAAAAAGCCAAGGAAGAAGAGGACATACGTCAATTGAAGAAATTATTAAAGTGATCAATAACTTAACTAACGATATCGAAAAATTCCATATTTTTGGTCATAGTTTAGGCGGATTAATTGCTATTAGATATGTACAGGAAAACGTGGATCGTGTTAAAACGTTGGTTGTTTCTTCACCGGCATTGTACATCAAGCCATCTATTTTACAAAAAGTTCTGTTAAGTATAATGATATATTTTTATCCTTCATTAACAGTTAGTAATGGAATAGATCCAAATCTTTTATCTAGAAACAAAGAGGCTGTGGAAAAATATGTGAAGGATAAATTGGTACATGACAGAATTAGTGTAAAATTGGGAAGAAGTCTTGTGAAAAATATTCAACTTGCTCATAGTAGAGTTAATGATATAGTTGTTCCTACACTAATGTTAGTTGGAACGGAGGATAAAATAACGCCTCTTGACGGTTCATATGCCTTCTTTGAGAGATTGCAATTACCAAAGGAAGATAAATTATTAATAAAATATGAAGGTGGTTATCATGAAATGTTTGAAGATCCAAAATATCGTGAAAAGTTTTATAATGATATTTTTGAATGGTATGAAAATCGATGGAGGTGA
- the gatC gene encoding Asp-tRNA(Asn)/Glu-tRNA(Gln) amidotransferase subunit GatC: MKIDEKLVDEVAMLARLKISDKKTFIKEMQKIVDYFQILEEVDTSELEPMYTPIENATKLRDNKVRNFEDVESIRKNFPNRDRNYLKIPGIHK, encoded by the coding sequence ATGAAGATAGATGAAAAATTAGTTGACGAAGTTGCAATGTTGGCTAGATTGAAAATAAGTGACAAAAAAACTTTTATAAAGGAAATGCAGAAAATTGTTGACTATTTTCAGATTCTTGAAGAAGTGGATACTTCAGAACTTGAGCCAATGTACACACCTATAGAAAATGCTACTAAGTTAAGGGATAATAAAGTAAGGAATTTTGAAGATGTTGAGTCTATTCGCAAAAACTTTCCGAACAGAGATAGAAATTACTTAAAAATTCCAGGAATTCACAAATAG
- the smpB gene encoding SsrA-binding protein SmpB yields MKVIATNKKAYSDYTIIETYEAGIELRGTEVKSLRDMGANFKDSFCRIKNGEVYLLNLNIPPYRNGNIFNHDPERPRRLLLHKKEIHRLLGKVKEQGLTIIPTKLYFNERGLVKVEIAVAKGKKRYDKREDIKKREINRKIREYLKRNR; encoded by the coding sequence ATGAAAGTTATAGCAACCAACAAGAAAGCGTATTCAGATTACACGATTATTGAAACATACGAGGCAGGTATAGAATTGAGAGGGACAGAGGTTAAATCATTACGAGATATGGGTGCAAATTTTAAAGATAGTTTTTGTAGGATAAAAAATGGAGAAGTATATTTATTAAATCTTAATATTCCCCCATATAGAAATGGGAATATCTTTAATCATGATCCGGAAAGGCCTCGGAGGTTATTATTACACAAAAAAGAAATTCATCGATTACTTGGAAAGGTAAAAGAGCAAGGTTTAACTATTATACCTACGAAGTTATATTTCAATGAGAGAGGTTTAGTAAAAGTAGAAATAGCTGTAGCAAAAGGGAAGAAGCGGTATGATAAAAGAGAGGATATTAAAAAGAGAGAAATTAACAGAAAAATACGAGAGTATTTAAAAAGAAATAGATAG
- the deoC gene encoding deoxyribose-phosphate aldolase, producing MLKLCAEAKEYNFRGVCVNPSFVSLARRNLEGTDLKVVTVVGFPLGATSIESKAFEAKKAVEDGADEVDMVIHIGHLKSGNYEYVYEDIASVVNAAGVPVKVIIETCYLTDEEKIAACVISMEAGAAFVKTSTGFGTYGAKVEDVSLMRWAVSGKLGVKASGGIKTYEDAINMIKAGATSIGTSSGVSIVKR from the coding sequence ATATTAAAGTTATGTGCAGAAGCTAAAGAATATAATTTTAGGGGGGTTTGTGTAAATCCTTCTTTTGTTTCTTTAGCAAGAAGGAATCTTGAAGGTACTGATCTGAAAGTTGTAACTGTTGTTGGTTTTCCATTGGGGGCAACATCCATTGAATCGAAAGCTTTTGAAGCAAAAAAAGCTGTTGAAGATGGTGCAGATGAAGTAGACATGGTTATTCACATTGGACATTTGAAATCCGGTAATTATGAATATGTATACGAAGATATTGCTTCAGTTGTTAATGCTGCAGGTGTACCTGTGAAAGTAATTATTGAAACATGTTATTTGACAGATGAGGAAAAAATAGCAGCTTGTGTAATTTCTATGGAAGCTGGGGCAGCTTTTGTGAAGACATCAACAGGTTTTGGAACTTACGGTGCAAAAGTTGAAGATGTAAGTTTAATGAGATGGGCTGTGAGTGGGAAATTAGGTGTGAAAGCTTCTGGAGGGATTAAAACATATGAAGATGCAATAAATATGATTAAAGCTGGAGCAACTAGCATAGGTACAAGCTCTGGGGTTTCAATTGTGAAGAGGTGA
- the glgD gene encoding glucose-1-phosphate adenylyltransferase subunit GlgD — protein sequence MKVLGLILAGGKSERLGKLVYKRASAALPIAGKYRAIDFTLSNMVNSGIIKVGVLTQYNPRSLMDHLGSGKEWDLDRKKGGLFILQPYIGLNGQYWYKGTADAIFQNITILKRGDEDYVLIGSGDHVYKMLYNDLYMFHFSKSADITLLTKELDESYNIKDYGSVIVNDDMRIVEFHEKVENPPSRRAFLGVYFMNKHLLMELLYSTVPNEKYDLLLDVILPRINELKVYAYDFKGYWRNIKKGVNEYYKINMEIVENRKIREELFFKNGKVFTKLKDFPPAKFTATSDIENSIIADGCIVSGVVKNSVLFRGVTVKAGAKIENSIIMQGTLVEEGAVIKNAVIDKDCIVREGQTLIGDFEPVVLEKRMIV from the coding sequence TTGAAAGTTTTAGGTCTCATTTTAGCTGGAGGAAAAAGTGAAAGGCTCGGGAAATTAGTGTATAAAAGGGCAAGCGCAGCTTTACCCATTGCTGGGAAGTATAGAGCAATTGATTTTACTTTAAGCAATATGGTAAATTCTGGAATAATTAAAGTCGGTGTATTAACCCAATATAATCCAAGAAGTTTAATGGATCATCTTGGTTCTGGTAAAGAATGGGATTTGGATAGAAAAAAAGGTGGACTGTTTATTTTACAGCCATATATAGGATTAAATGGTCAATACTGGTATAAAGGAACTGCTGATGCTATTTTTCAGAACATAACAATTTTAAAAAGGGGAGACGAAGACTATGTACTAATAGGTTCTGGAGATCATGTTTATAAAATGCTTTATAACGATTTATATATGTTTCATTTTTCAAAAAGTGCTGATATAACTTTACTAACAAAAGAACTTGATGAAAGTTACAATATAAAAGATTATGGTAGTGTAATAGTAAATGATGATATGAGAATTGTTGAATTTCATGAAAAGGTTGAAAATCCACCTTCAAGGAGAGCATTCTTAGGCGTATATTTTATGAATAAACATTTGTTAATGGAACTGTTATATTCTACTGTTCCTAATGAGAAATATGATTTGTTGTTAGATGTTATTTTACCAAGAATTAATGAACTCAAAGTTTATGCGTATGATTTTAAAGGATATTGGAGGAATATAAAAAAAGGAGTTAATGAATATTATAAAATTAATATGGAAATTGTTGAAAATAGAAAAATTCGTGAAGAGTTATTTTTTAAAAATGGGAAAGTATTTACAAAGTTGAAAGATTTTCCACCTGCTAAGTTTACTGCAACGTCAGATATTGAAAATTCTATAATTGCTGACGGTTGTATTGTTTCCGGTGTGGTCAAGAATTCTGTACTTTTTAGAGGAGTGACTGTGAAAGCAGGTGCCAAGATCGAAAATTCTATAATAATGCAAGGAACTTTAGTGGAAGAAGGTGCGGTAATTAAAAATGCCGTAATTGATAAAGATTGTATAGTAAGAGAAGGACAAACACTTATTGGAGATTTTGAACCGGTAGTGTTAGAAAAAAGAATGATAGTATAG
- a CDS encoding glucose-1-phosphate adenylyltransferase — protein MKNVLALILAGGQGTRLGVLTEKIAKPAVQFGGKYRLIDFTLSNCVNSGIYKVGVLTQYKPHLLNKHIGIGKPWDLDRKDGGITILQPYFTEKAKVWFSGTADAVYQNIEFVDEYSPEYVVILSGDHVYSMDYNELIDYHISKGALATVACLEVPLSEANRFGIMVTDLENRIIEFQEKPEKPKSNLASLGIYVFQWSFIREVLIQDANKPESSHDFGKDIIPEIIKTKRVFAFPFEGYWRDVGTIYSYWEANLELTRVIPAFNIHDASWRIYTHSEEMPPAYISKKSKIKNSLISEGCEIYGNVESSVISQGVEIGENSVIKNSVVMSKVKIGKNCYIENAIIAENAIIGNSVKIGEGEYAESKLNNKVYNSEISVIGMDSIIEDNVVIGKNCVVGIEKILRSGLTLNSGEYI, from the coding sequence ATGAAAAATGTTTTAGCTCTCATTCTAGCAGGTGGGCAAGGGACTCGCTTAGGAGTTTTAACGGAAAAGATAGCTAAACCTGCCGTTCAATTTGGAGGAAAATATAGGTTAATAGATTTCACTTTAAGTAATTGTGTTAATTCTGGTATTTATAAAGTAGGAGTTCTTACGCAATATAAACCCCATCTTCTTAATAAACATATTGGTATTGGAAAACCTTGGGATTTAGATAGAAAAGATGGTGGAATAACTATATTACAACCGTATTTTACTGAAAAGGCAAAAGTTTGGTTTAGTGGAACTGCTGATGCAGTTTATCAAAATATTGAATTTGTTGATGAATATTCTCCTGAATATGTTGTTATCCTTTCCGGGGATCATGTTTATTCAATGGATTACAACGAGCTAATTGATTACCATATTTCAAAAGGTGCTCTTGCAACTGTAGCATGTCTTGAAGTACCCCTTTCAGAAGCAAACAGGTTTGGAATAATGGTAACGGATCTTGAGAATAGGATTATAGAATTTCAGGAAAAACCTGAAAAACCTAAATCAAATCTTGCTTCATTAGGTATATACGTTTTTCAATGGAGCTTTATTCGAGAAGTTTTAATACAAGATGCAAATAAACCAGAAAGCTCTCATGATTTTGGGAAAGATATTATACCTGAGATTATTAAAACAAAAAGAGTGTTTGCTTTTCCTTTTGAAGGGTATTGGAGGGATGTTGGAACAATATACTCCTATTGGGAAGCAAATCTTGAATTAACAAGAGTAATACCTGCTTTCAATATACATGATGCCAGCTGGAGAATTTATACACATTCTGAAGAAATGCCACCGGCTTATATATCAAAAAAATCAAAGATAAAAAATTCGTTGATTAGTGAAGGTTGTGAGATATATGGAAACGTGGAAAGTTCGGTTATATCTCAAGGAGTTGAAATAGGAGAAAATTCAGTAATAAAAAATTCAGTTGTTATGTCAAAAGTAAAAATTGGGAAGAATTGTTATATAGAGAATGCTATAATTGCTGAAAATGCAATTATTGGTAATTCAGTGAAAATAGGAGAAGGCGAATATGCAGAAAGCAAATTAAATAATAAAGTTTATAACAGTGAAATTTCTGTAATAGGAATGGATAGTATAATCGAAGATAATGTTGTCATAGGTAAAAATTGTGTAGTTGGAATAGAGAAAATATTACGTTCTGGTTTAACGTTAAATTCTGGAGAATATATTTAA
- a CDS encoding 2-C-methyl-D-erythritol 2,4-cyclodiphosphate synthase encodes MLNLRITKINEKNYKECVTLIYREKKEYFDFLFKNPIKIIEKAVSRSIPPFLPENSIVFEDNKGNVLGVLLFAPKSAFRHGYEKWFKVLGFKVFGTGLKLSSIIGQILINFTVDDVYMISVSGKSLDVEYELLYHFITSHEFSRIIADVPKSILEKYRIFGFVESQVFNDRIVRMHKKMSYKTASGIGWDTHPLVKDRKLVLGGIEIPYDFGLKGHSDADVLVHSIIDSLIGVSLKMDIGKVFPEDKVPEGMSSMKMLEEVLRMIKSKGYFPTSIDCVIISKYKLGQFREDIANNLSDTLSCPVSLKFKTGNEVYPESKGLGITSICVSNLIVI; translated from the coding sequence GTGTTAAATTTGAGAATAACTAAGATAAATGAAAAAAATTATAAAGAATGTGTAACCTTAATTTATCGTGAAAAAAAGGAGTATTTCGATTTTCTCTTTAAAAATCCGATTAAAATAATTGAAAAAGCTGTTTCCAGATCAATTCCACCGTTTTTACCTGAAAATTCCATAGTTTTTGAGGATAATAAAGGGAATGTATTAGGAGTTCTTTTATTTGCTCCTAAAAGTGCTTTTAGACATGGTTACGAAAAATGGTTTAAAGTGTTGGGTTTTAAGGTCTTTGGTACAGGGTTGAAATTATCTTCAATTATAGGGCAAATTCTAATCAATTTTACTGTTGATGATGTTTATATGATTTCAGTTTCAGGAAAATCATTGGATGTAGAGTATGAATTGCTATATCATTTTATAACCTCCCATGAATTCTCTCGAATTATAGCAGATGTACCTAAATCGATCTTGGAAAAATATAGAATTTTTGGGTTTGTAGAAAGTCAAGTTTTTAACGATAGAATAGTAAGAATGCACAAAAAGATGAGTTATAAAACTGCAAGTGGTATTGGCTGGGATACTCATCCCCTTGTTAAGGACAGAAAACTAGTCTTAGGTGGAATTGAAATTCCATATGACTTTGGTTTAAAAGGGCATTCAGATGCTGATGTTTTAGTTCATAGTATTATAGATTCGTTAATTGGTGTCTCACTTAAGATGGATATTGGTAAAGTTTTTCCTGAGGATAAAGTTCCAGAAGGTATGAGTAGTATGAAAATGCTTGAAGAAGTGTTAAGAATGATAAAATCAAAGGGTTATTTTCCAACAAGTATAGATTGTGTAATAATTTCAAAGTACAAACTTGGGCAATTTAGAGAAGATATTGCAAACAATCTTTCAGATACATTAAGTTGTCCCGTAAGCTTGAAATTTAAGACTGGAAATGAAGTTTACCCCGAATCTAAAGGGTTAGGTATAACTTCCATTTGTGTTAGCAATTTAATAGTAATTTAG